The proteins below come from a single Eptesicus fuscus isolate TK198812 chromosome 5, DD_ASM_mEF_20220401, whole genome shotgun sequence genomic window:
- the ODF3L1 gene encoding outer dense fiber protein 3-like protein 1, which translates to MKLPKGSRNSVFYGQRPEKKEQVPSWQEVKQTPVIMAMIKGPGPAKYLRPSCTGYLGHDSSMFQEPACTLHTKHSEKRIMDICNPGPCYLLNPKITRVGLSSCPQISMEGRISNLCLSSTPASCHYCWEKTHPPGERRAPQYTFGQRCPYRVMEPNPAPNHYQLPLLLGPDIPINRAAPCYSLASADNRFYKKNVAGGPGPAMHTRPEPSVYQNRSPIYSMAKRFAYPMDHTPQPGPGSHDVQLVTVHKPRTPSFTMGVKHSPYLCPLVIDIHN; encoded by the exons ATGAAACTGCCCAAGGGGTCCAGGAACTCTGTATTCTATGGGCAGCGCCCAGAGAAGAAGGAGCAGGTGCCCTCATGGCAAGAGGTGAAGCAGACCCCTGTGATCATGGCGATGATCAAAG GTCCGGGGCCTGCCAAGTACTTGCGGCCATCCTGCACAGGCTACCTAGGCCACGACAGCTCCATGTTCCAGGAGCCAGCCTGCACTCTGCACACTAAGCACTCAGAAAAGC GGATAATGGACATATGCAACCCTGGGCCTTGCTATTTATTGAACCCTAAAATAACTCGGGTTGGACTGTCCAGCTGCCCGCAGATCTCCATGGAGGGACGCATCTCTAACCTGT GCCTGAGctccaccccagcctcctgccactaCTGCTGGGAGAAGACCCACCCTCCTGGAGAACGCAGGGCTCCGCAGTACACTTTCGGCCAGCGGTGCCCATACAGAGTAATGGAGCCCAACCCGGCCCCCAACCACTACCAACTGCCACTCTTGCTGGGGCCCGACATCCCCATCAACCGAGCTGCTCCTTGCTATAGTTTGGCCTCCGCAGACAACCGGTTCTACAAGAAGAACGTGGCGGGAGGTCCTGGGCCAGCCATGCACACCCGCCCTGAGCCATCTGTCTACCAGAACCGCAGCCCCATCTACAGCATGGCCAAGCGCTTTGCCTACCCCATGGACCACACCCCTCAGCCTGGACCGGGGTCCCATGATGTTCAGCTGGTCACAGTGCACAAACCCCGCACACCTTCCTTCACCATGGGTGTCAAACACTCACCCTACCTGTGCCCGCTGGTCATTGACATTCACAACTGA